One window from the genome of candidate division WOR-3 bacterium encodes:
- a CDS encoding tetratricopeptide repeat protein, with product MGSIEKSEIKPSVIQFVEIRGINREGEELEPEEYANRIKEITSLYDETVRLYEGHIDKHEGKIFMATFGVPVSHEEDPERAIKSALLFKKRIAEYNEKNDTALTIKAGINVGKVYAGSVGSEIKKEYTVMGDAVNIAARIMEYADDGQILVSEEIHRITKPVFQFAEMMEFQPRGYDKKINLFPVLNQQAGFVRRRGIEGLKSPLVGRTEIFNVLKEFLDKLLKGSKSTVVITGEAGVGKSRLIEELFTHSLSISLERAKVINWCSGCCSPYKEAIYLPFIEIIKQICGIDSKNSEKSITEKLLKTIDNLAGERADEIYPYIANIFNIRLDSRYETKIKYLEPQVLQLQTHLAVATLLQNFALKAPCVYVIDDLYLADMATLEAIKFFLETNKDIPMLVFLITRTDKSKPFWKILEELRDSQTIHEINVQRLSRNDTRKISENLLRTPGLPASLLNEVIKKADGNPFFLEEIIKLLIAEGILFKKEGKWCAAESNVDFHIPYTIEAVIRNRFDTLSGELKTVLEEMSVVGRNFSKKILSAFSVHWETIDELIKETKELDFVSTSNDEDFFFNHALVREIIYGGIPEKRKRNLHLKIAETIETLYKDRLPEFFEILFEHYSQAGDYEKTIEYGTKAAENARKRYANHEAILFYLAVLKELNNFRDNEDQKREILKNLGEIHALIGQNEDAFEFFNQALKYCDNPKNEAKIHTSIADVYENISEYDKAIESYNKAMNLLDDDSITERAAIETGIARIHYERGDYMKCCRLLEKALTLLGDSATVEIRKIQARIYNRFGSAYYALGEKQKSFEHYKKALKLYEIIEDRHGQGAIYNNLCDYYTSLGDYQSALEYLRKSLEIDIATGNLLGQVIVYYNTGDTYYQIGDFEMAEQNYFQSMEIAKKINNNLGVGYNSWGLGLLAMEKDDLKKAEQYYNTALSLFNKIGSKMWQIAVMTSIAELYLYQKEFEKAWQLSENTMLIAKKIKDYDMMNEVKITQVKIRLAQAAGNKKLAVTYLQDAKTLLNELNDTIDKYGASLETKFQVYFHLCRIHYQLGLPAETMKFHKDAVGVKEKMMEFMEGDEAKRKLLNRRLYREFENFCKEIKVS from the coding sequence ATGGGAAGCATTGAGAAATCAGAGATAAAACCTTCGGTCATCCAGTTCGTGGAGATAAGAGGGATAAACAGAGAAGGCGAAGAGCTGGAGCCTGAAGAGTACGCCAATCGGATAAAGGAGATAACATCACTCTATGACGAAACAGTCCGGTTGTATGAGGGCCATATCGACAAACACGAGGGAAAGATATTTATGGCGACCTTCGGGGTGCCTGTATCACATGAAGAGGACCCGGAAAGGGCGATAAAATCAGCCCTTCTTTTTAAAAAAAGGATTGCAGAATACAATGAAAAAAACGACACCGCCCTGACCATAAAAGCGGGGATAAACGTCGGTAAGGTTTATGCGGGAAGCGTCGGTTCAGAGATCAAAAAGGAATATACGGTGATGGGTGATGCGGTCAATATCGCGGCACGCATCATGGAATATGCGGACGACGGTCAGATCCTGGTGAGCGAAGAGATCCACCGGATTACAAAACCCGTGTTCCAGTTCGCGGAGATGATGGAATTCCAGCCCCGTGGTTATGACAAAAAAATCAATCTCTTTCCAGTACTCAATCAGCAGGCGGGCTTTGTCAGACGGCGCGGCATCGAAGGGCTGAAGTCTCCGCTTGTAGGCCGAACCGAGATCTTCAATGTATTGAAGGAGTTCCTGGATAAACTTCTCAAGGGTTCAAAGAGCACAGTGGTCATCACCGGTGAAGCCGGTGTGGGTAAATCAAGACTCATCGAAGAACTCTTTACACATTCCCTGTCGATCTCACTGGAGCGGGCAAAGGTGATAAACTGGTGCAGCGGGTGCTGCTCGCCCTATAAAGAGGCGATCTATCTTCCTTTCATTGAAATAATAAAACAGATCTGCGGAATCGACAGCAAGAACAGTGAAAAGAGTATAACCGAAAAACTGCTCAAAACAATCGATAATCTCGCCGGTGAACGGGCAGATGAAATATATCCCTATATCGCCAATATCTTCAATATCAGATTGGACTCGCGTTATGAAACGAAAATCAAATATCTGGAACCTCAGGTGCTCCAGTTGCAGACCCATCTCGCCGTCGCCACCCTGTTGCAGAACTTCGCACTGAAGGCTCCCTGTGTTTATGTTATAGACGATCTCTATCTCGCCGATATGGCGACCCTGGAAGCGATCAAATTCTTTCTTGAAACCAATAAAGATATCCCGATGCTCGTCTTTTTGATAACGAGGACCGATAAGAGCAAACCATTCTGGAAAATCCTTGAAGAACTCCGCGACAGTCAGACCATCCACGAAATCAATGTCCAACGCCTCAGCCGTAATGACACGAGAAAAATATCCGAAAATCTGCTTCGAACTCCGGGGTTACCGGCTTCTTTGTTGAATGAGGTGATAAAAAAAGCGGACGGAAATCCTTTTTTCTTAGAAGAAATCATCAAGCTCCTGATCGCCGAAGGGATTTTGTTCAAGAAAGAAGGAAAGTGGTGCGCCGCCGAGTCGAACGTCGATTTCCACATTCCCTATACAATCGAGGCGGTGATTCGAAATCGATTCGACACCCTGAGCGGCGAACTGAAGACGGTGCTGGAAGAGATGTCGGTGGTCGGCAGAAATTTTTCCAAAAAAATCCTGAGTGCATTCAGCGTCCACTGGGAAACTATCGACGAATTAATCAAAGAAACAAAAGAACTCGATTTCGTCTCGACCAGCAACGACGAAGATTTCTTCTTCAATCATGCACTGGTCAGGGAGATCATCTACGGCGGTATTCCGGAGAAGAGAAAGAGAAATCTTCATCTTAAAATCGCCGAGACGATCGAGACCCTGTATAAAGACCGCCTCCCTGAATTTTTCGAGATACTATTCGAACACTACAGCCAGGCAGGAGACTACGAAAAGACGATCGAATACGGCACAAAAGCAGCGGAGAACGCCCGCAAACGCTATGCCAACCATGAAGCAATCCTCTTTTATCTGGCGGTGCTTAAAGAGTTGAATAATTTCCGGGACAACGAAGACCAAAAAAGGGAGATCCTGAAGAACCTGGGCGAAATACACGCCCTCATCGGACAGAATGAAGACGCCTTTGAGTTCTTCAACCAGGCGCTGAAATACTGTGATAACCCGAAAAACGAAGCAAAGATCCATACGTCGATCGCGGATGTCTATGAAAATATCAGTGAATACGATAAAGCAATCGAGTCATATAACAAGGCGATGAATCTGCTCGACGATGATTCAATAACCGAAAGGGCTGCCATTGAAACAGGCATCGCACGAATCCACTATGAAAGAGGCGACTACATGAAATGCTGCAGATTGCTCGAAAAGGCATTGACGCTGCTCGGTGACTCGGCGACCGTGGAGATCCGAAAGATCCAGGCGCGGATTTACAACCGTTTCGGGTCGGCATACTATGCACTGGGTGAAAAACAGAAATCTTTTGAACATTATAAGAAGGCGCTGAAATTATATGAAATCATCGAAGACAGGCACGGCCAGGGTGCGATCTACAACAACCTGTGCGACTACTACACAAGTCTCGGTGATTATCAGAGCGCCCTTGAATATCTCCGCAAATCCTTAGAGATCGACATCGCAACCGGTAACCTTCTCGGTCAGGTGATCGTCTATTACAACACCGGAGACACCTACTACCAGATCGGTGATTTCGAAATGGCGGAGCAGAATTACTTCCAGAGTATGGAGATAGCGAAGAAGATCAACAACAACCTCGGCGTCGGATATAATTCCTGGGGTCTGGGACTGCTCGCCATGGAAAAGGACGACCTGAAAAAAGCGGAACAGTATTACAACACCGCCCTCTCCCTCTTCAATAAAATAGGTAGCAAGATGTGGCAGATCGCCGTAATGACGAGTATCGCTGAGCTGTACCTTTATCAGAAAGAATTTGAAAAAGCCTGGCAGTTGTCTGAAAATACGATGTTGATCGCCAAGAAGATAAAGGATTATGATATGATGAACGAAGTCAAAATCACCCAGGTGAAGATCAGACTCGCTCAAGCCGCCGGGAACAAAAAACTGGCTGTCACATATCTGCAGGATGCAAAGACGCTTCTGAATGAATTGAATGATACAATCGATAAATACGGAGCGAGTCTGGAAACAAAATTCCAGGTCTATTTCCATCTGTGCCGTATCCATTATCAACTGGGCCTGCCCGCGGAAACGATGAAATTTCATAAAGACGCCGTCGGAGTCAAAGAAAAAATGATGGAATTCATGGAAGGTGATGAGGCGAAGAGAAAACTCCTCAACCGCAGATTGTACCGGGAGTTTGAAAATTTCTGTAAAGAGATAAAAGTCAGCTGA